CTGTTATAAAATTCCCATAACTTTAATTACAGATATGCAATTACATTGTGGTATTTCGATGCTCAGGAACGAGAAGATGCAGTAAGAAAATACAGTaagttactattatttaaactttcaattttttttcaatacatgatttttttttaatttctcacataattaaaaaacagcagcacttggtattgttgtattccgatttgaagggtgagtgagccagtgtaattacaggcacaagggacataacatattagttcccaaggttggtggcgcattggtgatgtaagcgatggttaacatttcttacagtgccaacgtctatgagcgaaagtataataattataatataaataatctgttTCAGAACGCGGACAGCCATCGTCGAGCAAGTGATGTTGGGTGCGCGGCAGCAGGCGCGTCGCGTGCTCGTAGCGAACTGCCACtagatacagattataaatataggGGTACACAAGGCCCGAACCGTGACCGAGTCGATCGAACGATTGGTAGCGCAACTTATAGTCTATGGTTGCTGATATGACAATTGGAGAATGTGATCAGTTAATCGGATGCCgttgtaaaaagttattgtatttttagaaCTTCTGTATAAgctaaatataatgaaatgttattggtaaaaaaaaattataacattaaaaaattaaacacgtaCATTAGTAAAATCCATCCCGCGTACGATGAGGACTAGCaaagttatatgtataagatataagaaatatctcattataaaattatttttgcaatgacttttttgtttaaatacaaatttcaatTTCCTTAACGATGTATTCATGTTtcttctgtttatttttttagaaatatcaaATATGTTTTCGAACAtagactaaaataaaagaaatactgttttacataattcatttcgaattatgtttgaaattaattgtgtttatttcGACATTTCgttgtaatatattttctaagattagtttatattaatttaagttgattcttaagtattatgttttattaaatgcaaTTCTTAGCTCGACTACACtgatgttaattataattttcaatctattaaaaaaaatacttgttgtTGTTCATCCAATTCAATTGAGCAGTTAGTTGGcccttttttatataccggGAAAGTAAATGACTCCactccgcctgatggtaagtggtagtggagtccaaacgcgacgacggccagaacagtcaggaagaatgttttgtactagccgcccccgccttgccggtccGCGAGCCtttggtaatatatattatatttgcccTTTTGGTATAATAACAATCACAAATCCaattttcaaaagaattttttttaattaaatcgaaaaTTACTTGTCAGTTTATTTAAACGGATGAACTTACCCATTTCATGTGACATTGGCGTTATGCCGGGTGACACAACTTGAAGTAACTATGCCaagattttaattgatttaaaattatagacaTTTTAGATTTCGTTTATATGTTGTTGTCTTTTTAGATCAGTATGATGTTTGTAACTTAAGACtgacgataaataaaatttcaattcaatatatCTAGAGATTTTCTatgttatataactatatttattgttgtattaattttttactgtaaataacAACTTTTGATGATggagaattttaatttgtaacagtAAGGCTCAATGCCAGTATTtgtctagtaaataattttgaatgttaTCAGCTAAAAACGACTTGATCAGATTTATATGTTGAAAAATGTATTGATTTGTCGAAATTAACTTAATAAgtggatattttaataattgtcacaaaaattttaaatatttagaatataatggGAATTACGTAAAATTTGTTAGCTGTGTGATAACTGCCAACAGAATTGTAGAAcaatctgtatttaaaaaaaaaaaaaaactattaaaaagttatgtcGTTTATGTTTTACTAGCGAAAAGATTTACTTCTCTACCAtcacatattacatatacaagATATCGATGTAAATACTGTTATACtagattttatttagataaacgTAACCAATATGAGACATAACAATTCGTCTTTCCATACAATCTCAATTATTGACAGGACCGTTATGGCTTTCTCTTTCTCTCATGTATTTTTGAAAAAGGATAGCCATTTTAGTTTAAAGATTGTCATGAGCATTGAGTGTAGCCAGATAAtatgaaacaatttataaatattcattctcatcttatttaatgaaaatatttaacgtaaaGTTAATAtcactattttattattctcgGCTCTCGAGGATAAAGTCTCGGCTACACCAGTGGTAAATCATGTACAACAGAACAGCACTATTGTAAAGTTTCATAATGATAAGGTGTGTTGTTTACGAACAGTgtgtaaaaatatagtattgaaatttatacagatatattataaaattagatttGCTAAGGTTATATtcctaatttaaattgtaattttgtatgtaagtaATATAGCTTTGTCATGaaagcgtttttattattttgtgattttatagcttgttataaatattttaaaattccgtGTTGTCCaacaaaacagttttatttattagcttttGAAACGAATTAAAGCTATTTCAAGTCATAAATTAAGTTGTGGATACATctggtattaaatttttatttttatttttgtttttttttttaatctattaccCACCACAGACGTAAAACTCctgttttactgtttttttagaCGTAAAAacctgtttaattaaatataacattagtaataaatacataagcattaaattaattatgtagcCACTGCAAGAAATGAAATACAGTCTATTAATATCTACAACCTACTACCAAACAGAGACACTTTTCTTTTTCCGGCGCCCATGTACTCTTAAATTGTTATATCTGCTAACTTCCTCAAGACAAGCTCATTCACCTGTCAAAAAGTCTACAACgcgttcggaaataaacacttTTAAACCTCAGAAGAACAAGTGAATTGTATTCGGAAGGATTTTTACGCCTGGAGgtaatttttgacattttccCTCGCTAACTAGCATTTAGAGCGATCGCTCCTCACGCCAGGGCCACCAACCTTATCGtctgctcgtctgggtaggtaccacccactcatcagatattctaccgcaaaacagcaatacttgatattgttgtgttccggtttaaagggtgagtgagccagtgtaattacaggcacaagggacataaaatcttagttcccaaggttggtggcgcattggctataagcgatggttgacatttcttacaatgccaatgtctaagggcgtttggtgaccacttaccatcaggtggcctatatactcgtccaccttcctattctataaaaaaaaaactgtattatttttataattggtcCTTAGACTTTGTATATACACTATTAACGAATTAGTTGTCACCgagttaactgacatagaccttGCTCACACGCAACCTTGGAGGCGGATTGTCAAGACATCGAGATGAGagcatagacaatttttagtactccttaaagttttgacatattcctaaaatATACTACTATACTTATCTATAATAacgttataaatgcgaaagcgtCTGTCAAACTGACcttctgttacgctttcacggctaaaccatttAAATGATTCtgttgaaatttagtatgaagcaaatTTGGACCCCAATGAAGGACATAGTCTTTTTTATACCTTACCCCTCTAACACTTGCATAAATGCAAATGAGGTCAACAGACCTCAAAAaccataactattttttttttgttttaaaaaccaTGGCAACTATTATTGCCTATTATTTTTGAAGTTTCGTTTGTacatgtatttttgtaatttttttgatttatatttaataaatattatattttattttcaatgacaTATCCACAGAGTAAGAGGATCAGTGAGGTGGAAGCATCCTGGGGACGTGCTAGCGATTTAAGCTCTTTTGAAAGAGACTCGAAATCCcaagtaattataaaacacatttcACTCATTAAGAACATATTAGTTAAAATTGTAGATTAAAATCTTGGCAAGCACAGATGATAACGCAAAAATCACATCAGCTCACACTGAGTTCTTATATGCATCATATTGggtttataagtaaagtaaacaatatttttgtgataaggctttgtgcaagcccgcctatGTAagttagtattgctgtgtttcggtttgaaggaaaGCGAGTCAGTTAACttcaggcactagggacataacacctagcgcccaaggttggtggcgcattggcgatgtacagaatggttaatatttcttacatcgccaatgtctggacgatggtgaccacttagcatcaattgccagtccgcctatttcataaaaaaagttttatacattTGCAGCTACTCTTAttttacagtttttattttaattctgttaACAGGATCTAGAAACACGTGACGGAAATACAAAGAATGTTCACAGGTAATATTGAATTATGCCaattcaaattcatttaaaaaaacacttccAACGGAACCGCAGAGACATCCTAACATATTTTCTATTACTATTTTGTTTATGAAAGCCTTAgtgaaacataaaaatagataaacaaacttatgttaaaataaaatatttaataagcttaattgttaaaattaaaatatagacaaTTACAATAGAATAAGGgtgaaaatgtaattacagtgttttttttttaatttgtaggtAAATAAATTTCCTAAACAATCATTTATTCCAGGTTACCTTTCTTCAAAGCGAGCTTGTTCGCCACCACACTGGAGGACATCATGGCTCAGCTCTACGTACTATGTACATAAgacgttattataatttaatttcttagttagtgaaatcttttaaatatgattacgAGATATCATTTAAAATCTTAATCAAAGACCACAAGTATCAATCCCTGTAAGATCATTGAGCTTGAATATCGATAAATATATCTgggtttatgattcatctcttgcttggctgtgaaagaaaatattatacagaaacctgcttgtgtcggATAACTTTTTGTCACGTGTATTGTATCACCCACCTCCGTGGAGCTGCGTGCTTGAATATATACGGACAATATCACATAAGACGTTTTAAAGAGCCAATTAATGTAGTTCATACCAGAGAAAGGTTgattatttgaattgaatagCCGTTTTAACTAAAAACgtgattaaaaataatggaAGTAAATTTACAGTATTAATTCTGAGGTCTGGTGCTAAATGGGACGAAGTATATATTTGGGTAAAATTTAAACCACATTTTTTCACTTGCcaatcattttaaaaagaataaatttaataataataataatatacaaaaattcatagattatataaaacaaacgacACGTGTTCATTGTTTCAATTCGGATTGACAAAAGTAAGCTTAATTAATATGAGCCCTTTTGGCACCAGGCCTCAATATCATAATGTTCAATAACGAAGTAACAAACTGTATGCATAACATTATAcgcataatttatatatcatattcgCATCTTCACAGTTGAAATAAACACAGAGCTGCGTGTGCTTCAAATGAGAACGGAAATGATAGAAAACCTTGCTCGTAAATATGGAGTCAAACAGAAAACAGTGATAAACGAGCTTGATGAAATCGATCCTAAAAAACTTGGCTCTCTCGAATATAAGCTGAAAAAACTGCAATCGGACCGGTAAGGATTgtcataattgtttttattatgttattttaaacaagtttTACCCGCGGTTTcgagtttaatttaataaataaccatatGCTTATTCTTTTTAGGTATTTAGTTCTGAAGGTCCTTCAAGACACGTACATGGATCTCTCACTTAAATGTCAATACAACGCATTATATGAAAACGTTAACAGGATTTGGGATCGTCAATGTCATCTTAAAAACCTTATTGAAGTGGAGTCTAACAATAGAatgtaatagaatatatatttatgaaaacaaaaactCCAAAACATAAGTAAATTGACGTCAGTTCAGATTGTACTGAAGTAACGTAGTATAAGCTTCCATTCTTCTTGCAGTGCAAGAACAGAGCAGCAGTTAGGAGCTTTATCCAACACGGTGCTATTAAAGCagcgattataattaaattttgtttatgcaGCATAAATTAACTAACACTATTTCAAGGCGTTTTTTTATCACCTACTatcatatatatctttttttaattctatttcatTAGCCTTCGACGCGAACTAAATCGGCAGCTCCGCCAGCAAAGGAACCATGTAAAATCTATAACTTATGACACTAACGTTGACATCGAACTCCTCAAATCTAATTTAGAAGTaagtaatattatcaataataagttatccgcttttttaaatttatttcatagacTTAAAAAAGTTTTACCTAGATATACACATTATTTGTTACGCTAGAGGAGACGATTCAAGATTCTCTCGATTCAAGATTAGCCTCTTTGCGCTAAGGCGCAAAAACAAGGACACCGTGTATTAGTATAAAATTCTCTTATCCAcgataaaaatgtcaaaaatcaGGCCTTTTACGATGGACAGTCGTTCTGTGATATTTCATGGGTTCTCCTTCGTACGAGTCTCAACTGCCAACACgtatactttcgcatttattatatgaatagatATTTGTCCAGCTAGCAATATATTTACTACCGCTAGGCTCTTCCGCAGTGAGCTCAATGCCCCGAGGCTCTCTCCTCtctcaaatacaataaatttacagGACTCCGAGTTAAATTCTGAAATTCGAAGCCGCTACGTTCTTAGCTGGCAAGGAGCTCGAACAGAACAGCACATCCAGATGATCCACGATAAAGAGTTCAAGCCAAATCATgccattgaatattttaaaatgaaagccGACCAGGAACAACGCGTCCACACCGAAATCGAACTGTTGAATAATATTAGAATCAATGTTGGTCTAActcttgttatataaatattattaagtaatcgCACTGACAGCTAAGTACATATTACGGGTACAAGACTCATCTCTAGTACCACACATttgtggtaagaacacgtgaatgtgATCGAAGATTGTGAGTTCTACCTAAGATGAATTTTCATACGCTTGattcttgtttaaataattaatctcgtgctcgacggtgaagagCAACAACAGGAAATTATACCTCTTGTGCATCCATCCACCCACGGTAGGGTAAACTCCAAATCTCATCAAAACGAGAGAGGCTTAGCTTAGCTTAGCGTGTGTATCAGTGGGACATTTGATAGGTTTACCTTTCTATTAAAATGGTACTCTAATTTTCATTTCGTCAGGAAGTCCTTGTTGAAGTCGAACACTGGATGGGTAAGTACGACAAAGATATTGAACGCTTGGATCTAAAAGTACAATTGAAGAAAAATGACTACGAAGCTGTTTGCGATAAGAGAGTTGAACTCGAAGAAATGGTTAGAATTGTATCcgataattatacatttataatagttCCCGGTTTGCATGCAGCAGTTTGCATTGAACGTCTTACTCGTCCACATTGCATATGGACGGTGTATTATTACCACTATTAATCTAGTCTTGTATATCTCTTAATACTCTATATAGATACCTATTCAATTCTGTTAGGCTATCCGACACAGACGATACTAATATAGCGTTTTATGGACcgatattaattaaagacaCTAAGATTTTCCCTTGGACAGCACTACTTTTGAACCAGTTAGACATATTTCTAACAGACGAGTCACATTCATGCAATTTAGGCGACTAGAAGCGACTCTCCACCAATGTGGGTGAAAGAGGAAGGGATTTTCATTCACAATATTGATTGTTCCTGAACAATTACAAACtcgttttaacttaattttttgcTTTGAAGAAATGTTTTGCGCTtcttaataatagaaaatttggCACCATGACTTGTATTATTAATGCATTGTTATCTtgaataattaactttatacaaattacataagtatgttttttatgCCATTATTGCGATTTGCCTAGGGCGCTTCGTCCAATATTGCTTAATCGATTAAATAATAAGCTttacataacaaaatacattaaaaataccaacaaaaatatttaattatctacatttatcataaaatataatgttacagaATAATGTCTAATATAACAATTTCTAACTTTTCTAGCTTGTAGAACACGAAGAATCAATTAATAGCTGGAAGAAATTCAAGGATGAAAGAGAAGCAGATCGGCAATACCGCGTAAATATGTTCAATGCCGCAACTACAGTACAGGCGTGGTGGCGTGGCTTACTTGTACGACAGCAACTAGGACCCTATAAAATCGTTAAGAAGAAAGGACCAGCACCCAAACCAGAAGAAAAGTCAggcaaaaaaaagaaatgataaGCCAATAGCccgatgaataatattttttatagaattatttattgtttgttagatatatctacttatttattaaatattttcattattatgttgtgttattataattgtgttgaATGAATgctagttttagttttattcagTTATTGAAATCATAtgaagttaaaaatttaaaacaaaatcgttGATATAATAGTTACCAATTATTTTTAACCGACTCCAAAAAAGGTGAGGTTCTCGATTCAACAATAAGactgaattgatttttataattactagaGATAAATTAGACAATTAAAAAGCTTGATATGCACAttgaaaaatgcttaaaatattattattattaatatataactattttatataaaaaaaaaaagccgagatggcccagtggtaagaacgcgtgaatcttaaccgatgatcgtgggttcaaacccgggcaagcaccactgaattttcatgtgcttaatttgtgattataattcatctcgtgctttacggtgaaggaaaacatcgtgaggaaacctgcatgtgtctaatttcactgaaattctgccacatgtgattTCTACCaccccgtattggagcagcgtggtggaataagctccaaaccttctcctcaaaaagaggagaggaggcctttagcccagcagtgggacattcacaggctgttacggaactaTTGCACActggaaaaaaaacaaatacaagtcaaaagaaaagaaaaaaggtTAAGAATAGTcatgctatataaacataattgcggACTGTGATGTGCATGGATAttgttaaattgataaattacgTAGGTATCCATTTACAAATTGACGACATCAGAatgtatttactttatagacGATATAATACAATggatttaataactatttaattaaacgtaTTCAATCGGTTATTGTCCCAAAAGCTTAGAAGTAAGATTGTGTTTTCAACCATTCAAAATACATCCAGTATTTGCCATAAAGGTCGCCCCACTTCTATTGAGGTAACTGGGCAGTGcctaaatttatatgtatagaactGGGGAGCTGTTTGTCTACTTACTTCACTTCACTTCACATCTTactttatttcattcaattatCCTACCAAAACAAAATACCCGCGGCTGGTGAGAGCGCTCTAAGAGCAGTACGGTTATAGGTTTGGCCGGCAATAACGTAAAGACAGAAATAGCCTACCGAAAAATATTGTAAACCAATTTCCACCCGTGGCTCGAGTTTATGTCATGAATATATCGTATATGCATATTATTCGGCCTCTAATAATTACTTATCAATAATAGAGAAACGGATAAAAGATtaaaatgcatattatatacaataactttTAAGCTGCGCAAACTATGTGGAACTAATCatgtagaataaaattaatataatatacgtaaaaCAGTACGgtacatacttttaaataataatgtcctccagaccgatttcggccacagcggccaatctcaagagagattagccaactacgcaggcggtattatagtgcacaagtgtgtgcgcaaacacaggtgcactctctattccataactttcataacccgatgggacggcaatccgacacgaccggaaagagttcaggcgcaggaccaacggctttgcttttccgaggcacgggagtgaacacacttccaacttccagagtccgggctgttactgcgaaatttctgacagaaaaacccaataactttttattggcccgacctgggaattcaACTCAGGACCCccaggtctgcagccttacatcaagccactagaccaacgaggcagttatacttttaaatacatatagtgTGACAAGAATCTTGTGCTAATCCAATCCAATGACACTGACGGAAGTGACGGACACTGACGCAGGGTTAGTTGTAATTTAAGGGCTACCAGTAATTAAAATTTCCTTAGTTTTAGGCAATACATTAATGCTTATTATCGACTTTTCACTATTTGATGAAATCgcgaataataattacattaaattattatttttttaaataggtctTGTAACTTGTTatctttcttaatattaaattcctTCTACTAAACCAAACCTCTAATTAATAAACTTAGATTTTAAATgcagatattttaatacaaatagtaTTTACTATGTTAGATATTATGTCTGGTCCAGGAGGCATAACgaaaaaatcacaataaatcatagttattttattataactatgtttttcaatcattaaattaaattgtcgcATGTCAAACTCTTCATTTAAAGATGTAAATCTATCACTAGGTATACCTACTATATATCGATATCAAATGCAGGCTGTCAAAATATGACATTTGACAAGATGTCAATCGTGGACAGAGAGGTAAATACCACATATATTTCTCTTGACTCggtatctaatattattataaattcatgaagaatgttaaataatattgtcgttaggaaattataaataggaaaacgaatagattaaaataacatattaacatataacaaaaCGCTTAAGGTTATTGGActccttatttatttgtttacattatcgACGAGtccatattttttatcgaaaatcgggacatttttttagGTGACGCTGgtagcacttacatgataaataattataggttatgaatgataaaaagtgaaaaatcctattatctttaggattttaatacaatataaggttccgtcatgctatggcataaataaacatcactgagaattacatttacaattacatttagggacaaaatagccgtacttacgcgtgaaaacacacgccggcaatttttttcttgatatcgctttaacatgaaataatacgaaaatGCACCATTTTATAACAttcgatattatataaggattgtttctcggccttttcactgaattagaatcgttttctaatataaaaataagcgaaaattgaacaaaaaacacaatgaacgcaccaaccgtcaagtttgtttcgctacttaagtagcgaaacactaaaactggttacgcgttaagggacaaaagatttgataattctatctctgtctaaatcatttgtaacgtaattttcgttctctttcttgtgtaagtgagaaggaaatcgtcattgcgtctattattttctctgtctacgatgtCGAAATTAGTTCCGATTTTGACCAAAATATTCTTGTCAGAttatacagaaataaatatataaaaag
The Nymphalis io chromosome 19, ilAglIoxx1.1, whole genome shotgun sequence DNA segment above includes these coding regions:
- the LOC126775988 gene encoding dynein regulatory complex protein 9-like isoform X1, with product MTYPQSKRISEVEASWGRASDLSSFERDSKSQDLETRDGNTKNVHRLPFFKASLFATTLEDIMAQLYVLFEINTELRVLQMRTEMIENLARKYGVKQKTVINELDEIDPKKLGSLEYKLKKLQSDRYLVLKVLQDTYMDLSLKCQYNALYENVNRIWDRQCHLKNLIEVESNNRILRRELNRQLRQQRNHVKSITYDTNVDIELLKSNLEDSELNSEIRSRYVLSWQGARTEQHIQMIHDKEFKPNHAIEYFKMKADQEQRVHTEIELLNNIRINEVLVEVEHWMGKYDKDIERLDLKVQLKKNDYEAVCDKRVELEEMLVEHEESINSWKKFKDEREADRQYRVNMFNAATTVQAWWRGLLVRQQLGPYKIVKKKGPAPKPEEKSGKKKK
- the LOC126775988 gene encoding dynein regulatory complex protein 9-like isoform X2 codes for the protein MTYPQSKRISEVEASWGRASDLSSFERDSKSQDLETRDGNTKNVHRLPFFKASLFATTLEDIMAQLYVLFEINTELRVLQMRTEMIENLARKYGVKQKTVINELDEIDPKKLGSLEYKLKKLQSDRYLVLKVLQDTYMDLSLKCQYNALYENVNRIWDRQCHLKNLIEVESNNRILRRELNRQLRQQRNHVKSITYDTNVDIELLKSNLEDSELNSEIRSRYVLSWQGARTEQHIQMIHDKEFKPNHAIEYFKMKADQEQRVHTEIELLNNIRINEVLVEVEHWMEHEESINSWKKFKDEREADRQYRVNMFNAATTVQAWWRGLLVRQQLGPYKIVKKKGPAPKPEEKSGKKKK